Genomic segment of Geotrypetes seraphini chromosome 4, aGeoSer1.1, whole genome shotgun sequence:
tattcggaaatggatggagagctaatgaagtgacttgaggagaggagaaatgcgaGTATGGCAgatctcacagaatatgagtcatgcaggagaattttgaacataagaacataagaaatgcctctgctgggtcagacccgaggtccatcgtgcccagcagtccactcacgcggtggcccaacaggtccaggacctgtgcagtaatcttctatctatacccctctatccccttttccagattGACGGGGGGAGAGATGGTAAAGCAGACctttgagaagcaagttgcagtaatcaagatgTGAGATAAGGGTGTGGATAAGAATTTTGGCAGTGTGCTTAgagaggtcggattttggtaatgttaGAGAGGAAGCGGCGCCAGGCTTTAGCGGTTTGTTGGAAATGagcggagaaggagagagaggaatcaaagatgaccccgaggttgcaagctgacaagacataaacaattcaggtggtgtgaacttacaggtcaaggacctggagggccaccatgggagcgggctgctgggcgcgatggacccctggtctgacccagcagaggcaatacttatgttcttaagacaggGAGGAAAAGAGTGTTGTCCATAagcatattttacaaaaggcttggAATTCATGAACATTTGGTAGAATAGGCTGCAAACTATTAACATTTTGTCTTGGACAACCTATATTAAATTAGGGTTAATATTCTGAAAGTACATATGCAGTCAGGAGTAGTTGTTGACTACATAATTATTTTGTAAAGAAACAGGGCTACCAAACACATCTATCCATTTACTAAAAAGCGagcctaaatttcagtatagcaGCTATATCCAACCACTATGGACACACATTTAGAAGAATGACAGACAGTTATCCTAGCTTCAAAAAATCGATAGGTTTGGACCAAGGGCCCTCAACcaagtccttgggacacacccagccagtcagattttcaggaatcCACAATGAAGAtgatttgtatacaatggaggcaacgaatacaaatcttggtatcctGAAACCTGGATTGACTTACAAGAACTTAGTTGAGAACCCCTGGTTTGGGCTCATTCACCTGTCCTCCCTGAATGGATAGGTCTGCTGCATAAGACTGCATCCATTACTGCGGCATACACAGCAGAAAGCCATTTTGTTAAAGAGAGCAGCATTGCTTGGGACTTTGTACCTATAAGCACTGGCATCCACATACGTAAGCAACAGATTCTGCAAAATTGCATGTCCAAGTGGAATCAATTGGGGACAAGCTCCGGAGCTCTTTTGTTTGTTTCCGAGATAAGCACACTTCCTTCTTAtatcattccccccccctcccgcccatgTCCAAAACAAGCAGTTAGCTGGCACTTATGCCTCAATGAAGCAGGTATAAATGCTGATTGGGGAAAACAAAATCTAAATGTACTGCCTTGCCAAACAGGTcgcacctttatttatttatttatttatatgattTGGAAAGATGTTTAAGTGTTGTATTGAAAGTATAATGATTGTATTTCTGTACACTTATTGTCTGTTTGAAAATGATTCATGAATTTTAATTTCagtagggtggggggtggggatataTTCTTTTGTTCTTGATGATGATATgattaagattttcaagtgttacattgaaattttatggatatattattgcacacttgtttatgatttaaaatgaataaagaatttattaaaaaaaaaaagtctgcccaTGCACACATTAGTGTGTGTTATTTTATCACAGGTACCATTTAATGCAATGGATCTAGTTACTAGTAGTGCACATTAACTGCATTAGTGAGTGTAGGTAACTATTAATTTCTTAAAGCAGGACACGACAAATCTCAGGTTGCAACTAGAAACTACACCCTAGTACCAGGATTTGGTGCCCCAATACTTTTTTGTCACCTAGGTCCATTCTTTAGCTGTCAGCTGTTTGTAGACATTTGCTAGAAGATGATGAATAAGCTTATAAGTTTCTTGTATAAATGTATGCTAAAATGTATGAGAAAAGtatgctctgtggacttaaaaTTCCCAGAGAGTTTTGCTTCTCTCAGAGATCTAGGCCGCATCCACAGAGCTGAAGCCCTGCCCTTCTCCATTGTGAGAGAGAACTGTTGCCATATTTGAGGccgtatggggctcataatcgaaactgaaATAAGTCTAAAAACCTGctcaagtcagcacttggacaatcaaaaaggcaGGTCACCCagtgtcgataatcaaaacaactttttagacatatccagagagtttttaggcctctgaatctcgCTGGGTgcccagagcagaaaggggcatttttggaggagtggttgggcaggatgtgggccgacctagacttaatcaTCCTGTAGGGATAGTCgaaggtttgacgagactgcctagacggaacttatatgttgtgacttagacgatgtaaaaacaggtataagtgcccaaaagagaTCTAAAGACTAGATAactactgcagggacaaagtaaagaaccccccccccccacacacacacacactccatcGCACCCCCTcaaattcagaataaaaatgtgcatacttgcctccggaacatcagacTTGGCATAGGaaggcctagtagagctgcacagaggtggttttAAGTCTGGGAGGGTGGGTTCGTGAACcgtagaaaggaggacccaggttAAGGGTGGGGGGCGGTGGGGATCTTACTGTAGGGTGGGGCTTGGCTGACTCTGACTGTCTCCGCCTGTTCTGGTGGTTTGTTGTTTTGTGCACTGTATTCAGTATTCTGAAAATGTTGTATCAGCTGCTTTGTTGGTTTGTACTTTGTCGTTCAATAAactgctttgaaaaaaaaaaaaaaaaaaaagaaaggaggacccaggcccataaaccactctaaatactacattcatggtagaaaatgtgaggccaccagcgtctgcagcactggcAGCTTTTGAACCATCTTACGGCTCTGCAGCTTGGCAAACAGCATGGGTATTCATATATATGGAGAAAATTCCGGGTGAGCTTTGTGTAGGTTTCCGTAGTAGGGTTGGAGATGGGTGGAGTGTGTTTGGCCCTCTGGGTTGGGGGAGTGGTTGGGGGGTGATCTTCTGCTACTTTGGTCTTTATTTTGTTGGAAGAGACTAATTGCTTAGCTGTGGTATGGGCTATGGTATCTGTCCTGAGGGGGGTGGTTGCTACTGTGGGGTTTCGGTTtgtatttgtttgttttattgagCATGCTTTCGCTGTATTGTTTTTTACTGGTTGTACTGTCCTTTACTGGCTGTACTTGTATGTACTCATCACCAGCTTTGTTCCTATTTGATGCTGCTTCCTATTTTTCTTCCATAaataaaaagcattaaaaaaaatatatatatatgcgaggccaccaaaaccctactgtactgccatataagtaccacctgcagccataagggctattggggttgtagacaggtggatatagtgggttttggggggctcatcatgacctaaagggaaaaaatgtaagtctccctccaacttaggaatcaaggaaactcttatatcttggcatcccaagtcctctaaattttcttcacacttctacctctaaccctctgttgtagttccttcctatttctcctactgtaaaccgcgtcgagctctacgaacgtggagatgatgcggtatacaaacctaaggattagattagttCTTGTGagatggcactctttttgtgaagttcacagcagtgccctgcaaAGTGCCCCACTGTTCTCTTGCCATGTGTAGGTGGCCAGTCCATGacaatgctggcctctcccatatacaaaaggtcttgttctggacatttCAGACTTCAACAAATTTTTTGGTctagaatgtggtataaagatagacgtaatggcggtctggacgatcaaatgcctggacataTAGacagacgatttttgaaaaaataaattttggacgtactttctgtctttctgtctccccgtctgtctttctttccctgtccctgtctttctgtctaactgtctcccctttctttctttctatctccctgtctgtctctgtctttctgtctccctgtctttctttctgtctgtcctttctttctcccaagccaccactgccacagtcatctgggaacaggcccccaagccgccgtgTTCTCCTTGCTCCCCAACGCTGtcacaggccagcagccttcctcccgacgtcaattctgacattggagaggaagttctgggccagacaggaaacaattggctggcccagaattgacgttgggggggaagggagaaggctgGTGTGCCCAGCTCTTCTGCAGTCTGACCGTTACACCCAACTGCCATTGGTTGTGTACCAGTATTTACACCAAGTTCTCATGCCCAAAGCTGAGATAAAATCTGCATTAAATGTTTTCAATAAAAGGTTGCTTACCACTAGCTGACCTTTATAGAACTGGCATGAATTTTCCTAGCACCTATCTTTAGGTGGTCATTTTTAGAATTCCCTCAGgtctagtgggggagggggaggtaaagATGACAGGGGAAGGCAATGGCAAGCCACTCTACTAACAGCTTGCCAAGAAACTATCACATAATTGGTGGCCCCCATAAGTTATTCACAATTTATGCACATAACAGAAGGGATATAAGGGACTTTAGAATTTATCTGCAAGACCAACTCATTGTGCTATTAATAAAAAATACACTTTGCAAAAATAATCCAGTATTACTGCTGTAAGCATTTTACTTCTGCATTTTATTGCTTTACACCCTCTTAATTACTTTAAGAATGACAGCCAAGCCTGCTAATGGCTATGAACTACTAGAAATGATGTCAAGCACTAGACATATTGTGGAGCTTATCACCCCTCTATCACTATCTGTAGCATTAGGTAAGGTGTGTGTTATTCTGTTATCAAAATAATTTCAAAACATCAGAACTTTCTGCATGCTGAGGAAACTGCTTACCTGTTAAAAAAGGGTTTGCTATCTACAACAGCAGAAATCAAACAAATGGATGATATCGGACAGGTCTCACACAAAagctttgtttttttctgagcaTGTATTCACCATCCTTTGCAGCTGCTGCCTCCGAGTCCCTTCAGTTTACTTCAGATCAATGGGATAGCACAAAAGGCTTGCCCAATTAATCAGCCACATGAGTAAGGAATCCCACAGCTGAGGGTTTTTCCAACTCAATGTAGGAAAGTCCAAGACCTAAAATTTTAGGGGTGAGGGGAGCTAAATGCCAGCTAAACCAATCTTGCCTATCTGACAGGGTGAGACAACAGTGGTGTTAGATGGTGTCAATACTTCAGCTCATACTTCAAACAGatggtattagaacccaccagggatcaggcaatcctggacctgttactcaccaacggagacagtgtcacagaggtatcggtgggagaaaccttggcctccagcgaccacaacatggtgtggttccacctcaagaaaggaaccactaggtcaaatacatcgactaaggtcctaaattttaaaggaactaactttcagggcatgggggactaTGTACACAAAGCGCTGCAAAACCAAAGCATGACGGACAGTGTAGAGGTACTATGGTCAGCTCTGAAACTACCCTACTAGAAGccaccaacatatacataaaaaccatGAGCAAACAacgcagaaaaaatagaccacagtggttctccgcagagatctcagaactagtaaagtaaaagaaaaaagctttcgtAACCTACAAACAATCAAAACGACCGGAAGACaaagaaacctatctggcgaaatctagaaaagttaaaacgacagtcagagaggctaaactccggatggaagaaaacatagctaggcaggttaagaaagaggagaaatccttttttaaatacattagcgacaggaacaagaacacaagcggtattgggcGCCTAAAGAAACCTAACGGTAACTTTACAGAATCGGACGCAGACAAAgaagaactactcaataactacttctgctcagtcttcacctgcgaagcgccaggatccggacccaagctacagacaaaggggagctcggaggacccattccgggatATGGAATTTACCGCGAACAACGTCTACCACGAGCTATCaaaactaaaagtaaacaaagctatgggcccagataatctacaccctagagtacttcgagaattgagagatgtcctggcagaaccgttagccgagctcttcaatctttccctaaacaagggaaaagttcccttggactggaaaactgccaacgttatcccgctccacaaaaagggatgcaggtcagaggctgaaaattatagaccagtgagtctcacatcaatagtgagtaaactcatggaaacattgattaaaaacagattgacGTGTGGAAGATGGAGCCGGCAGTGCTGTATTTGATAACCGCTGGTGTCTTGGTGCTGGCGCTGGTGTTTGGCAGTCTTCTCCGAGGACGGGGACGGCCGGCTGATCTGGAACATCAGGAGGATGTGGTGCCTGCAGTGGCCTCAGTCTGAGGAGCGAGGAGAAGGAATGCCAAGGCGGAGAAGGAACATGAATAGAATAATGGTCCAAAGAGCACAGCAGGCTGAGGAAAAGATGGAAGATGTGGAAGAATGGGATGAGGCACCTGAAGcgcagatgtctgggaaaattgGAGCAAAGAAACAGAAGAAACTAGAAGAGAAACAAGCAAGGAAAGCACAGAGAGAGGCTGAAGAAGCAGAGCGTGAAGAACGCAAGAAACTGGAGCTAaaaagagaggaggaaagatgcaaAGAAGACGAGAGGTTGCGCCTTgaagaggaaagacaggaggaGGAAGCTAGGAAGGCTAAAGAGGAAGAGGAGCAGCGGCAACATGAAGAATACCTGAAGTTAAAGGAAACTTTTGAGGTTGAGGAAGAGGGGCTTGAAGAAACAATGACAGAGGAAGAATCCCATAGCTTTCTAATGGAGTTTATCGATTGCATTAAGACTTCCAAGGTGGTTCTTCTAGAAGACTTGGGATCACATTTTGGTCTTAGAGCACAGGATGCAATTCATAGGATACAGGACTTACTTTCAGATGGATCTTTAACAGATGTGATAGATGATCGAGGAAAGTTTATCTATATCACCCCTGAGGAGATGACAGCAGTGGCTCAGTTTATCAAGCAGCGTGGCAGAGTCTCCATCGCAGAACTGGCTCAAGCAAGCAACTCTCTGATCAACCTGAAATCAGAGTCCGTATCTATGCCATAGGCCGTGGTCTAAATGTGTTCAACCAACATTTAATTATAATAAATATAtcttttaaactaaaaaaaaaagacaacaacccaaaaaaacagattggacacaattctggatgacgaaagattaagggatccccaccagcatggctttacgaagggaaggtcttgtcaatccaatctgataagtttctttgactgggtaacaaataAACTGGATGGGgaagagtccctggacatcgcgtatttggacttcagtaaagcttttgatagtgtcccat
This window contains:
- the LOC117359527 gene encoding LOW QUALITY PROTEIN: DDRGK domain-containing protein 1-like (The sequence of the model RefSeq protein was modified relative to this genomic sequence to represent the inferred CDS: inserted 2 bases in 1 codon), with the protein product MEPAVLYLITAGVLVLALVFGSLLRGRGRPADLEHQEDVVPAVXPQSEERGEGMPRRRRNMNRIMVQRAQQAEEKMEDVEEWDEAPEAQMSGKIGAKKQKKLEEKQARKAQREAEEAEREERKKLELKREEERCKEDERLRLEEERQEEEARKAKEEEEQRQHEEYLKLKETFEVEEEGLEETMTEEESHSFLMEFIDCIKTSKVVLLEDLGSHFGLRAQDAIHRIQDLLSDGSLTDVIDDRGKFIYITPEEMTAVAQFIKQRGRVSIAELAQASNSLINLKSESVSMP